GAATACTACATCGGTGGACACAATGAATCTCAACGACACGGTCGAGCGCGTGACGGACGGGACGGATCTGACCCTCGAAGAGTCGCGCGAGGCCGCGCGGCTCGTCTTCGAAGAGGCGACTGATGCCCAGATCGGGGCGCTGCTCGCCGCGCTCCGCGCGAAGGGCGAGACGGAGACCGAGATAGCGGGCTTCGCGCAGGGGATGCGCGACGCCGCACGGACGATCGAGCCCGAGCGCGAGCCGCTCGTCGACACCTGCGGCACCGGCGGCGACGACTACGACACGATCAACGTGTCGACGACCGCCGCCATCGTCGCCGCGGGCGCAGGCGTTCCGATCGCCAAGCACGGCAACTACTCGGTCTCCTCCTCGTCGGGCAGCGCCGACGTGCTTGAGGTCGCGGGCGCCGACGTCGAGGCCGAGCCGCCGGCCGTCGAGGGCGCGATCGAGGACGACGGGATCGGGTTCATGCTCGCGCCCGTCTTCCACCCGGCGATGAAGGCCGTCATCGGCCCCCGCAAGGAGCTGGGAATGCGGACCATCTTCAACGTGCTCGGGCCGCTCACCAACCCCGCCGGCGCCGACGCGCAGGTGCTCGGCGTGTACGACCCGGACCTGGTCCCCACGATCGCGCGGTCGCTCGCGCACATGCCCGTCGAGCGCGCCCTCGTCGTCCACGGCGCCGGGATGGACGAGATCGGGATCCACGACGAAACCGTCGCCGCCGAGGTCGACGGCGAGGAGGTCACGGAGTTCACGATCGCGCCCGAGGACCTCGGTCTCGACCGCGCGCCCATCGACGACGTCGCGGGCGGCACGCCCGAGGAGAACGCCGCGGACCTCCGCGGGGTCGTCGACGGCTCCGTGACGGGACCGAAGCGCGACCTGATTCTGGCGAACGCGGGCGCAGCGATCTACGTCGCCGGCGAGGCCGACACGCTCGAAGCGGGCGTCGAGCGCGCGGCCGAGGCGATCGACTCCGGCGCGGCCGCCGAGAAGTTCGCGGCGCTCTGCGGCGACGACGAGTCGCTCGCGGCCGACGCGGGGGCGACGACCGCGGAGGACGACGACTGATGGCCCGGGTGAAGATCTGCGGGATCACCCGGGAGGCCGACCTCCGCGCCGCGGTCGACGCGGGCGCCGACGCGATCGGCATGATCACCGAGGTGCCGGTCGACTCGCCGCGCGAGGTCGACCCGGCGAAAGCGGCCGAACTGCTCGCGGACGTGCCCCCGTTCGTCACCGCGACGCTCGTGACGATGCCCGACTCCGCGGAGCGCGCGGTCGAACTCGCCCGCACGGTCGCGCCCGACGCGATCCAGCTCCACGGCGAGTGGACCCGAGACGAACTGCGGTACGTGCGCGCGGAGACGGAGCGCAAGGTGCTGCTCACGGTCGACGCCGACGACCCGGCGCGCGCCGAGGAGTTCGACGGCGCGGTCGACGCCCTGGTCGTCGACTCCACCGACGACTCGGGCGCCGGCGGCACCGGCGAGACGCACGACTGGCGCGCGACCGGCGAGCTGGCGGCCCGGCTCACCACGCCGGTCGTGCTCGCGGGCGGACTCACGGCCGACAGCGTTGCCGAGGCGGTCCGCGTCGCGGACCCCTTCGCCGTCGACGTCGCCTCGGGCGTCGAGATCGAGGAGGGCCGGAAGGACCACAACGCGGTGGCCCGCTTCGTCGCCAACGCGGGCCGGGAGATGGAGCTGGCATGAGCGCTCCGGCCCCCTCGCTCGACCGCTCGAAGGCCGAGTTCGTCGACCTCGCCGCGGACGCCGAGAAGCCGGTCGTCGTCCGCGCGTCCGCGACGCTGGACGCCGACGTGACTCCGCTCGGCGCGTACGCGACCCTCGTGGGCGACAGCCCGTACGGGTTCCTCCTCGAATCCGGCGAGAAGGTCGCCTCCAGCGACCCCGACGGGGCGTTCACCTCGGGCGGGAAGGCCGACAGACACGCTCGCTACTCGTTCGTCGGCTACGACCCCGAGGCGGTCGTCTCGGTCCACCCGGACCGCACCGAGGTGACCGAACTCGGGCCCGCGGCCAGGTTCGTTGGCGACGGCGCCGCCGACGATTCGAGCGTCGCCGGGGACCGAAGCGCCGAGGGAGAGCTGGGTCCCGGCGCGGGCGACGCGGTCGACCGCGTCCGGGCGGCGTTCCCCGACGTGAGCCTGCGCGGCTTCCCCGACACCGATCGCCAGATCCTCTCGGGCGGGTTCGTCGGCTTCCTCGCGTACGAGGCCGTCTACGACCTCTGGTTAGAGGAGGTCGGCGTCGAGCGCCCCGAGACCGAGTTCCCCGACGCGGAGTTCGCGCTCACGACCCGGACGGTCGTCTTCGACGAGCGCGAGGGCAGTGTCGAACTCGTCTTCACGCCGGTGATCGGCGTCGACGACGACCCGGGGGCGGCCTACGACGACCTCGTCGCGGAGACCGAGCGGGTCGCGGCCGAACTGCGCGAGGCCGCGCCGCCGGACCCCGACGGGATCCGCGTGCGGGAGGAGTCCGCGGACCCGCGCGAGGAGTACGAGGAGGCGGTCCGGACCGCCAAGCGACACGTCCTCGACGGCGACATCTATCAGGGGGTGGTCTCGCGGAGCCGGGAGCTCCGCGGCGAGGTCGACTCGCTCGGACTGTACGCGGCGCTGCGCGACGTGAACCCCTCGCCGTACATGTACGTGCTGCGCCACGACGACCGGACAGTCGTCGGCGCCAGCCCCGAGACGCTCGTGTCGGTGAAAGGCGACCGGATCGTCTCGAACCCGATTGCCGGCACCTGCCCGCGCGGGACCAGCCCGGTCGAGGACCGGCGGCTCGCGGGCGAGATGCTCGCGGACGGGAAGGAGCGCGCGGAGCACACGATGCTCGTCGACCTCGCGCGCAACGACGTGCGCCGCGTCTCGGAGCCGGGCTCCGTCCGCGTCGAGGAGTTCATGAACGTGTTGAAGTACAGCCACGTCCAGCACATCGAGTCAACCGTG
The sequence above is a segment of the Halorubrum sp. 2020YC2 genome. Coding sequences within it:
- the trpD gene encoding anthranilate phosphoribosyltransferase, encoding MNLNDTVERVTDGTDLTLEESREAARLVFEEATDAQIGALLAALRAKGETETEIAGFAQGMRDAARTIEPEREPLVDTCGTGGDDYDTINVSTTAAIVAAGAGVPIAKHGNYSVSSSSGSADVLEVAGADVEAEPPAVEGAIEDDGIGFMLAPVFHPAMKAVIGPRKELGMRTIFNVLGPLTNPAGADAQVLGVYDPDLVPTIARSLAHMPVERALVVHGAGMDEIGIHDETVAAEVDGEEVTEFTIAPEDLGLDRAPIDDVAGGTPEENAADLRGVVDGSVTGPKRDLILANAGAAIYVAGEADTLEAGVERAAEAIDSGAAAEKFAALCGDDESLAADAGATTAEDDD
- a CDS encoding phosphoribosylanthranilate isomerase, coding for MARVKICGITREADLRAAVDAGADAIGMITEVPVDSPREVDPAKAAELLADVPPFVTATLVTMPDSAERAVELARTVAPDAIQLHGEWTRDELRYVRAETERKVLLTVDADDPARAEEFDGAVDALVVDSTDDSGAGGTGETHDWRATGELAARLTTPVVLAGGLTADSVAEAVRVADPFAVDVASGVEIEEGRKDHNAVARFVANAGREMELA
- the trpE gene encoding anthranilate synthase component I, whose amino-acid sequence is MSAPAPSLDRSKAEFVDLAADAEKPVVVRASATLDADVTPLGAYATLVGDSPYGFLLESGEKVASSDPDGAFTSGGKADRHARYSFVGYDPEAVVSVHPDRTEVTELGPAARFVGDGAADDSSVAGDRSAEGELGPGAGDAVDRVRAAFPDVSLRGFPDTDRQILSGGFVGFLAYEAVYDLWLEEVGVERPETEFPDAEFALTTRTVVFDEREGSVELVFTPVIGVDDDPGAAYDDLVAETERVAAELREAAPPDPDGIRVREESADPREEYEEAVRTAKRHVLDGDIYQGVVSRSRELRGEVDSLGLYAALRDVNPSPYMYVLRHDDRTVVGASPETLVSVKGDRIVSNPIAGTCPRGTSPVEDRRLAGEMLADGKERAEHTMLVDLARNDVRRVSEPGSVRVEEFMNVLKYSHVQHIESTVTGTLAPGSDAFDATRATFPAGTLTGAPKVRAMEIIDDLETTPREAYGGGVGYYSWTGDADFAIVIRTATLDASGDGSTVGVRAGAGLVADSDPAAEYEETEQKMDGVLTAIDRIREEATEGGGAADRSGDDEPLATGPEGER